The following are encoded together in the Oceanobacillus zhaokaii genome:
- the galU gene encoding UTP--glucose-1-phosphate uridylyltransferase GalU encodes MKTIKKAIIPAAGLGTRFLPVTKAMPKEMLPIVDKPTIQYIVEEAIESGIEDIIIVTGKGKRAIEDHFDNNFELEQNLMEKGKFELLEKVRHTSEVDIHYIRQKEPKGLGHAVWCARKFIGDEPFAVLLGDDIVQAEVPGLRQLIGQFEETGCSVVGVQQVAENETDRYGIVDPLSAEGRRYQVRNFVEKPKLGTAPSNLAIMGRYVFTPEIFALLDKQEIGAGGEIQLTDAIQQLNQIQDVYAYDFAGKRYDVGEKLGFIRTNLEFALQNEEFGDEVRKMLNELLLEHGTIR; translated from the coding sequence ATGAAAACCATTAAGAAAGCAATTATTCCAGCAGCAGGGTTAGGTACAAGATTTTTACCAGTGACTAAGGCGATGCCGAAAGAAATGCTGCCCATTGTGGATAAACCAACAATTCAATATATCGTTGAAGAAGCAATTGAATCGGGAATTGAAGATATAATAATTGTTACTGGTAAGGGAAAACGTGCAATTGAGGACCATTTTGATAATAATTTTGAATTAGAACAGAACTTAATGGAAAAAGGTAAATTTGAATTACTGGAAAAGGTTAGGCATACATCCGAGGTTGATATTCATTATATTCGGCAAAAGGAACCAAAAGGGCTTGGTCATGCGGTATGGTGTGCACGTAAATTTATTGGCGATGAGCCGTTTGCTGTACTGCTTGGGGATGATATCGTTCAAGCAGAAGTACCAGGTCTGCGTCAGCTAATTGGACAATTTGAAGAGACCGGATGTTCTGTTGTCGGTGTTCAGCAAGTAGCAGAAAATGAAACAGACCGATACGGAATTGTGGATCCACTTTCCGCAGAGGGTAGACGTTATCAAGTAAGAAACTTCGTTGAAAAACCTAAACTAGGAACAGCACCATCGAATTTGGCAATTATGGGTCGCTATGTATTTACTCCAGAGATTTTTGCATTATTAGATAAGCAAGAGATTGGTGCTGGAGGTGAAATTCAGCTTACGGATGCGATTCAGCAGTTGAATCAAATTCAAGATGTGTACGCATATGATTTTGCTGGGAAGCGTTATGATGTTGGAGAAAAGCTAGGATTTATTCGTACGAATCTAGAATTTGCTTTGCAAAATGAAGAATTTGGCGATGAAGTAAGAAAGATGTTGAACGAGTTATTATTAGAGCATGGAACGATTAGATAG
- a CDS encoding bifunctional 2-methylcitrate dehydratase/aconitate hydratase, translated as MLNVKEQMKTDELIEKITDYVLDKEITSEEAFSTAHYVLVDTIGCGILALNYPECTKLLGPIVPGTVVPNGARVPGTPYVLDPIQAAFNIGTMIRWLDYNDTWLAAEWGHPSDNLGGILAVADYISRERLAKGGEPLKVQEVLKMMIKAHEIQGVLALENSLNRVGLDHVLYVKIATTAVVTKMLGGGREEINNALSNAWIDNSSLRTYRHAPNTGSRKSWAAGDATSRAVRLAMMAVKGEMGYPTALSAPGWGFQDILFNKQELITKQPYESYVMENVLFKVSYPAEFHAQTAAEAAVQLHPEVINRLDEIDQITITTHESAIRIIDKKGPLHNPADRDHCIQYITAIGLLKGDIRAEDYEDNVADDPRIDALRDKMIVVEKEQYTKDYLDPSKRSIANAVQVQFKDGTETEEIECEYPLGHRFRREEAIPKIMRKFSANIKTHYTEKQQKKIEEATSDYDKLTALSVNEFMELFIN; from the coding sequence ATGCTAAATGTTAAGGAACAGATGAAAACAGACGAACTAATCGAAAAAATTACGGATTATGTGTTAGACAAAGAGATTACTAGTGAAGAGGCATTTTCAACTGCACATTATGTTTTGGTAGACACGATTGGATGTGGGATTCTTGCGCTTAATTATCCAGAATGCACGAAGCTTCTAGGTCCAATCGTTCCTGGTACGGTGGTGCCGAATGGTGCGCGAGTCCCAGGAACCCCCTATGTACTTGATCCTATTCAAGCGGCATTTAATATTGGTACGATGATTCGCTGGCTTGATTATAATGACACATGGCTTGCAGCGGAATGGGGACATCCTTCCGATAATTTAGGGGGTATTCTTGCAGTAGCAGACTACATTAGCCGAGAACGTTTAGCGAAAGGCGGGGAACCACTTAAGGTCCAAGAAGTGCTGAAAATGATGATCAAAGCACATGAAATCCAAGGAGTATTGGCTCTTGAAAATAGTTTAAATCGAGTTGGTTTGGATCATGTCTTATATGTAAAAATCGCTACTACAGCCGTTGTGACAAAAATGCTTGGTGGTGGCAGGGAAGAGATTAACAATGCATTGTCAAATGCATGGATTGATAATTCCAGCCTCCGCACGTATCGCCATGCACCAAATACAGGCTCCCGCAAATCATGGGCAGCAGGGGATGCGACTAGCAGGGCAGTTCGTCTGGCGATGATGGCTGTAAAAGGCGAGATGGGCTATCCAACAGCATTAAGTGCGCCAGGATGGGGATTCCAGGATATTTTATTTAATAAACAGGAATTAATTACGAAGCAGCCCTACGAAAGTTATGTTATGGAAAACGTCTTATTTAAGGTTTCATATCCAGCAGAATTCCATGCACAAACAGCGGCAGAGGCGGCAGTTCAACTTCATCCGGAGGTCATCAATCGACTGGATGAAATCGATCAGATTACGATTACAACGCATGAGTCGGCGATTCGGATTATTGATAAGAAGGGGCCGCTGCATAATCCCGCTGATCGCGATCATTGTATTCAGTACATTACAGCGATTGGATTGTTAAAAGGGGATATTCGGGCAGAGGATTATGAAGATAATGTTGCAGACGATCCGAGAATCGATGCACTGCGCGATAAGATGATCGTCGTTGAGAAGGAGCAATATACAAAAGATTATCTTGATCCAAGCAAGAGATCCATTGCAAATGCGGTTCAAGTGCAATTTAAAGACGGGACAGAAACAGAAGAAATTGAATGTGAATACCCATTGGGGCACCGGTTCCGTCGCGAGGAAGCAATTCCTAAAATAATGAGGAAATTCTCGGCAAACATTAAAACCCATTATACGGAAAAGCAACAGAAGAAAATAGAGGAAGCAACAAGTGATTATGATAAGCTCACTGCATTAAGTGTGAATGAATTTATGGAGCTTTTCATTAACTAG
- the larA gene encoding nickel-dependent lactate racemase → MKTDILYGKHGISIDLPDNAFIIEPTNLPKAADEKDAIRQALRNPINNVPLKDAVKSTDKVSIVISDITRPTPNHLMVPLLIEELNHVPLENFVIINGTGTHRDQTREEFVQMLGAWVVDNIRIVNNQCHDKDTLVNLGKSKFGCDVYLNKDYVESDFRIVTGFIEPHFFAGFSGGPKGIMPGIAGIETILTFHNARMIGDPLSTWGNMTNNPVQDMTREINSMCKPDFMLNVTLNREKEITNVFAGELYEAHDRGCAFAKEHAMFRCEERFDVVITSNSGYPLDQNLYQAVKGMSAAHKIVKEGGAIIVASECSDGLPDHGNYAEIFKMADSPEALLEIINDPEFKVFDQWQVQKQAVIQVWADVYVYSKLTDEQVTGTMLKPSHNIEQTLASLKDKYGEGMSIAVLPLGPLTIPYVGE, encoded by the coding sequence ATGAAGACAGACATATTATATGGAAAACATGGTATATCCATAGACCTGCCAGATAATGCTTTTATCATTGAACCAACAAACTTACCAAAAGCAGCAGATGAAAAAGATGCAATAAGACAAGCATTAAGAAACCCAATTAACAATGTTCCGTTAAAGGATGCCGTAAAATCAACAGACAAAGTATCTATTGTAATCAGCGATATTACGAGACCAACGCCAAATCATCTAATGGTACCGCTTTTAATTGAAGAATTGAATCATGTTCCATTAGAAAACTTCGTAATTATTAATGGAACTGGAACCCATCGCGATCAAACGAGAGAAGAATTTGTCCAAATGCTTGGGGCTTGGGTTGTCGATAATATTCGCATTGTAAATAATCAATGTCATGATAAGGATACCCTTGTTAACCTTGGAAAAAGTAAATTCGGTTGTGATGTCTATTTGAATAAAGATTATGTGGAGTCGGACTTTCGAATTGTCACCGGGTTTATCGAACCACACTTTTTTGCAGGCTTTTCGGGTGGACCAAAAGGAATCATGCCGGGGATTGCTGGGATTGAAACGATTTTAACGTTCCATAATGCAAGAATGATTGGTGATCCACTTTCAACTTGGGGAAATATGACGAATAATCCAGTACAAGACATGACACGGGAAATTAATTCAATGTGCAAGCCCGACTTTATGTTGAATGTCACTTTGAATCGCGAAAAAGAAATTACGAATGTTTTTGCTGGTGAGCTTTACGAAGCACATGACCGCGGCTGTGCGTTTGCCAAAGAGCATGCAATGTTTCGCTGTGAAGAAAGATTTGATGTTGTAATTACATCGAACTCCGGTTATCCCCTTGATCAAAATTTATATCAAGCAGTCAAAGGAATGAGTGCAGCACATAAGATTGTCAAGGAAGGTGGGGCAATTATTGTTGCCTCCGAATGCTCGGACGGACTTCCAGATCATGGGAACTATGCTGAAATTTTTAAAATGGCAGATAGTCCAGAAGCTCTGCTTGAAATAATAAATGATCCGGAATTTAAGGTGTTCGACCAATGGCAGGTGCAAAAACAAGCAGTGATCCAGGTTTGGGCAGATGTATATGTCTACTCTAAACTGACAGATGAACAGGTAACGGGAACGATGTTAAAGCCTAGTCATAACATTGAGCAGACATTAGCATCGCTAAAAGATAAGTACGGAGAAGGCATGTCCATTGCTGTACTTCCTCTTGGTCCTTTGACAATCCCTTATGTGGGGGAATAG
- a CDS encoding LysR family transcriptional regulator, producing MDFQDWEMLATLHHTQNITQAAQHLFLTQPTLTSRIKKLEEHYGVQIILRKRRGITFTPEGMQLAEHAIKMLHEQREIEEKLNNMKHQVAGTLRVGVSNFFALNKMPKLLRLFKQEYPNVEFQVVTGWSREMHRLILNHDVHLSFIKGDYPWKEQKELLYEEEICIASPWEFNWQDLPHLPRIDYYTDETMKTIVDNWWYQNYKQRPYINIQVNQVETCKEMVINGLGYAIVANLVVRPYPELIVKPIALKSGEAITRKTWMYYHEESLQLNIVKAFIRFIEGLDVKAL from the coding sequence ATGGACTTTCAGGATTGGGAGATGCTAGCAACTTTACATCACACGCAAAATATTACGCAGGCGGCACAGCATTTATTTTTAACGCAGCCAACGTTAACATCAAGGATTAAAAAATTGGAAGAGCATTACGGTGTACAAATAATATTGAGAAAGCGGCGAGGGATTACGTTTACGCCAGAGGGAATGCAGCTTGCCGAGCATGCTATCAAAATGCTGCACGAGCAAAGAGAAATAGAGGAAAAATTAAATAATATGAAGCATCAAGTAGCAGGCACACTAAGGGTTGGTGTTTCCAATTTTTTTGCATTGAATAAAATGCCAAAATTACTCCGACTATTTAAACAGGAATATCCGAATGTCGAGTTTCAGGTTGTAACAGGTTGGAGTAGAGAGATGCATCGATTAATCCTTAATCACGATGTCCATCTTAGTTTTATCAAAGGAGATTATCCATGGAAGGAACAAAAGGAGTTGCTTTATGAAGAGGAGATTTGTATCGCCTCCCCCTGGGAATTCAATTGGCAGGATCTTCCCCACTTACCACGCATTGATTATTATACAGATGAAACGATGAAAACAATCGTTGATAACTGGTGGTACCAAAATTACAAACAACGACCTTACATCAATATACAGGTTAACCAAGTGGAAACTTGCAAGGAAATGGTAATTAATGGACTTGGTTATGCAATTGTGGCGAATTTAGTTGTGAGACCATATCCGGAGCTGATTGTTAAGCCGATAGCTTTAAAGTCTGGCGAGGCAATTACTCGTAAAACATGGATGTATTATCATGAGGAATCATTACAGTTAAATATTGTGAAGGCGTTTATTCGGTTTATAGAGGGGCTGGATGTGAAGGCATTGTGA
- a CDS encoding DUF3995 domain-containing protein codes for METKINKYYVYMGIIWTILFAGMSFYWALGGMIGVRSLGGAIYEQALDPEPAFVTIVWMTAFIKLFGALLLFMLLVKWRDSWMRMILYFMIKVSGALLFLYGLFNFITIILSTIDLLDFQLDGYAIFWRLLFWEPYWMIGGLIYFFTIKIAK; via the coding sequence ATGGAAACCAAAATCAATAAATATTATGTTTACATGGGTATAATTTGGACGATTTTATTTGCTGGGATGAGTTTCTACTGGGCATTGGGCGGTATGATTGGTGTTAGATCATTGGGAGGAGCTATCTATGAACAGGCTTTAGATCCAGAACCAGCCTTCGTTACCATTGTTTGGATGACTGCGTTCATTAAATTATTTGGGGCTTTGCTACTTTTTATGCTATTGGTTAAATGGAGAGATTCTTGGATGCGAATGATACTTTATTTCATGATAAAGGTATCTGGTGCATTGCTATTTTTATATGGATTATTCAACTTTATTACGATAATATTGAGTACTATAGACCTTCTAGATTTTCAATTAGATGGCTATGCAATTTTTTGGAGATTATTATTTTGGGAGCCATACTGGATGATCGGCGGATTAATTTACTTTTTCACTATTAAAATAGCAAAATAA
- the mmgD gene encoding citrate synthase: protein MTIKEKYVPGLEGVIASETAISFLDTAKEKIIIKGEDLIALSKNNDYLDVVNLLLEGELPSSLEKVALEDKLKQHYDLPEKVIELLKLLPKQTHPMDAQRTGISMLSGYDDDLDDRSPSANKERAYQLLGNLPTLTVNSYRVLQGQEIVAPKKDLSYSANFLSMITGKLPTELETKIFDQLLLLYSEHEMPNSTFTARVIASTQSDIYGALTGAVASLKGNLHGGANEAVMYMLNDVKTVAEFEELMLKKLQKKEKIMGFGHRVYMKKMDPRALIVKKALKELSAQAGDDLLLEMCEAGERLMEREKGLYPNLDYYAAPVYWMLGIPIPLYTPIFFSARTAGLCAHVIEQHENNRIFRPRVNYIGKAYS from the coding sequence GTGACAATAAAGGAAAAGTATGTTCCTGGACTAGAAGGAGTTATCGCATCAGAGACAGCAATTTCTTTTCTTGATACAGCAAAGGAAAAAATAATTATTAAAGGCGAGGATTTGATAGCGTTATCAAAGAACAATGATTATCTTGATGTTGTGAACTTATTATTAGAAGGAGAGCTTCCGAGCTCTCTTGAAAAAGTAGCCTTGGAGGATAAACTGAAGCAACATTATGATTTACCTGAAAAAGTAATAGAACTGCTGAAGCTATTGCCAAAACAGACACACCCGATGGATGCACAGCGCACAGGCATTTCGATGCTTTCGGGCTATGATGATGATCTTGATGACCGTTCACCTAGTGCTAATAAAGAACGAGCATATCAGCTTTTAGGTAATCTCCCGACCTTAACAGTTAATAGTTACCGTGTGCTGCAAGGGCAAGAGATTGTCGCTCCTAAAAAAGATTTATCCTACAGCGCTAATTTTCTATCAATGATAACAGGGAAACTCCCGACTGAACTGGAAACGAAAATTTTTGATCAATTGCTTCTATTATATAGCGAGCATGAAATGCCAAATTCAACGTTTACTGCAAGGGTGATTGCTTCCACCCAATCGGATATTTACGGTGCATTAACAGGAGCGGTTGCTTCTTTAAAAGGAAATCTGCACGGTGGAGCGAATGAAGCGGTAATGTACATGCTGAATGATGTGAAAACAGTCGCTGAATTTGAAGAATTGATGCTGAAAAAGCTGCAAAAAAAGGAAAAAATCATGGGATTCGGACATCGTGTGTATATGAAAAAGATGGATCCAAGAGCATTAATTGTGAAAAAAGCATTAAAGGAGTTATCAGCCCAAGCGGGAGACGATTTATTGCTGGAAATGTGTGAAGCTGGAGAAAGATTGATGGAGCGGGAAAAGGGGCTTTATCCGAATTTAGATTATTATGCTGCACCAGTGTATTGGATGCTCGGCATACCAATCCCATTGTATACCCCAATCTTCTTTAGTGCACGAACTGCTGGCCTATGTGCCCATGTAATCGAGCAGCATGAAAACAATCGAATTTTCAGACCACGTGTAAATTATATCGGAAAAGCGTATTCGTGA
- a CDS encoding CdaR family transcriptional regulator: protein MLTKEIATAIVRETSLRIDRNVNIMDINGVIIATMEPSRMDTIHEGAVEVLRSGRTLKIFQNESERWDGSQPGLNLPIIFREKIIGVIGITGNPEMMGDIGELVKMTTELMISQAFLATQLEWEQRMKEIIIEQLLDNNPQFHEIERGLSRLDFQLNAPFMTAIIQVSDKEIQKQPLIQKIEDSIGEKHVIAGFINLNQLLIALSDLNEEDAISKLESVYTLLKRQNWKFRMVYSLPFHELEQFHQSYLDCDLALRISDPKRDFVSFGQLEVKALVHQLDLDMARRFSHRVLKHFDASKAETLEFFFKSDLNIQKAADTLYLHRNTLIYRLNKITEETGYNPRKFDDALILQIALWIKGTAK from the coding sequence TTGCTAACAAAGGAAATCGCAACTGCAATTGTCAGAGAAACGTCCCTACGAATCGATCGGAATGTTAACATTATGGACATTAATGGCGTCATCATCGCAACAATGGAACCATCAAGAATGGACACAATTCATGAAGGAGCAGTAGAGGTTCTGAGAAGCGGCAGGACACTGAAAATCTTTCAGAATGAGAGCGAAAGGTGGGATGGAAGTCAGCCAGGGCTTAATCTTCCAATCATTTTTAGAGAAAAAATAATAGGTGTTATTGGTATTACTGGAAATCCAGAAATGATGGGAGATATTGGCGAATTAGTTAAAATGACAACAGAGTTAATGATTAGTCAAGCATTCCTCGCTACACAATTAGAATGGGAGCAACGTATGAAAGAAATCATCATCGAACAACTCTTGGATAATAACCCACAGTTCCATGAGATTGAACGGGGATTAAGTAGATTGGATTTTCAATTGAATGCACCATTTATGACGGCAATTATTCAAGTTTCAGATAAGGAAATCCAGAAACAACCCCTTATTCAAAAAATAGAAGATTCAATAGGTGAAAAGCATGTGATTGCAGGTTTTATTAATCTCAATCAGCTGCTTATAGCACTTAGTGATCTTAACGAAGAGGATGCAATTAGTAAATTAGAAAGTGTTTATACTTTATTAAAAAGACAGAATTGGAAATTTAGAATGGTTTATAGTCTTCCATTTCATGAATTAGAGCAATTCCATCAGTCATATCTAGATTGTGACCTTGCTTTAAGAATCAGTGATCCAAAAAGGGATTTCGTATCATTTGGACAATTAGAAGTAAAAGCATTGGTTCATCAGCTTGACCTGGATATGGCAAGGCGATTTTCTCATAGGGTCTTGAAGCATTTTGATGCGAGCAAGGCGGAAACATTAGAATTCTTTTTCAAGAGCGATTTGAATATCCAAAAAGCGGCTGATACTTTATACCTTCATCGAAATACACTAATCTATCGATTGAACAAAATTACTGAAGAGACAGGATATAATCCAAGGAAATTTGATGATGCATTGATTTTACAGATTGCATTGTGGATAAAAGGAACAGCGAAATAG
- a CDS encoding glycerate kinase, with protein sequence MKIIIAPDSFKGSLCAVEVANSINSGIKRVFPNAKTVLLPVGDGGEGTMDTLVAATNGTTKSVSVVGPLGNDVTAKYGILGDTKTCVIEMASASGLDLVPNGKLAPLKATTYGTGQLIKQALDDGYTSFILAIGGSATNDGGAGMLQALGLKILDSNGNEIGYGGGELNKVARIETRELDPRIKKSTFLIASDVKNPLVGANGASHIFGPQKGATPDIVHLLDDNLTHWANEVAKVTGVHLHNLAGAGAAGGIGGAFQAFFPAEMKRGIDVVLEYSNFSSFLQDADLVITGEGKVDSQTASGKTPLGVAQAAMLNGVPTIIIAGTVGDGIEVLHDYGVISVHSIMNKPMTLEESMANAAELLELSAEQVVRVWGSNMHRACANEVPVTP encoded by the coding sequence ATGAAGATAATTATTGCTCCAGATTCCTTTAAAGGGAGTCTGTGTGCAGTTGAAGTGGCAAATTCAATTAATAGCGGAATTAAACGCGTTTTCCCTAATGCCAAAACAGTTCTCCTTCCCGTTGGTGATGGCGGTGAAGGGACTATGGATACACTTGTTGCTGCAACAAATGGAACAACAAAAAGTGTATCTGTTGTTGGCCCCCTAGGTAATGATGTCACAGCTAAATATGGCATATTAGGCGATACAAAAACATGTGTCATTGAGATGGCAAGCGCATCGGGACTTGATCTTGTACCAAATGGAAAACTTGCACCTTTAAAAGCGACAACATATGGAACAGGACAATTAATAAAACAAGCACTTGATGACGGATACACCTCATTTATACTAGCGATCGGTGGGTCTGCAACGAATGACGGTGGAGCAGGAATGCTTCAAGCGCTTGGATTAAAGATACTCGATTCGAATGGGAACGAAATTGGCTATGGCGGTGGAGAGCTAAATAAAGTGGCTCGGATTGAGACGAGGGAATTAGACCCGAGGATAAAGAAAAGTACCTTTCTTATTGCATCCGATGTCAAAAATCCACTGGTTGGAGCCAATGGTGCTTCACACATCTTTGGACCGCAAAAAGGCGCGACACCTGATATCGTTCATTTGCTCGACGATAATCTTACCCACTGGGCGAATGAAGTTGCCAAGGTGACTGGGGTTCATCTCCATAATTTAGCTGGTGCAGGTGCTGCTGGCGGAATTGGTGGAGCTTTTCAAGCATTTTTCCCTGCTGAAATGAAACGCGGCATCGATGTTGTTCTTGAATATAGTAATTTCTCTAGCTTTTTACAGGATGCAGACCTTGTCATTACAGGAGAGGGAAAAGTAGATAGCCAAACTGCCTCTGGCAAAACCCCACTCGGTGTTGCTCAAGCAGCCATGCTAAATGGAGTCCCAACAATCATTATCGCCGGGACCGTAGGAGATGGGATAGAGGTACTCCATGATTATGGTGTTATCAGTGTACACAGTATCATGAATAAACCGATGACCTTGGAAGAATCGATGGCAAATGCAGCAGAACTATTAGAGCTAAGCGCTGAGCAAGTAGTGCGGGTCTGGGGTTCAAACATGCATCGTGCCTGTGCAAATGAGGTGCCTGTCACTCCTTGA
- a CDS encoding 2-keto-3-deoxygluconate permease: MKIMDSVEKVPGGMMVVPLLLGATLNTIDQMHLPLIMDFLKMLGAPQTEAGHYEFLRIGGFSQELFKDSALVLIALFLFCVGSQMNLKVGGKALKKGVLLTGSKYFAGVAVGMAFGYFFDPMSGLFGLSTLALIAGMTNSNSGMYAALTGKFGNRSDVGGLSILAINDGPFLTLVALGVLGTAFPLIAFVAVLLPIGIGMLLGNLDPKIRAFLKPGEALTIPFFAFALGAGMNLANFINPEVLAGGLTLAILTFVFSAGTGILVFKLFKEKSYIAPISEASTAGNAAATPAAVAAAAAVAAGSGAMSIAELEAIQSIVPIATAQISISTITTALLCPLGVIVVDKLQRKRGIIGTREDLGLKQEAEETLTKQTVNS; this comes from the coding sequence ATGAAAATTATGGACTCGGTTGAAAAAGTACCTGGAGGCATGATGGTTGTTCCGCTTTTGCTTGGAGCAACGCTAAATACCATTGACCAAATGCATCTTCCACTTATCATGGATTTTCTAAAAATGCTTGGTGCACCACAAACAGAAGCAGGCCATTATGAATTTCTCCGGATTGGTGGATTTTCACAAGAATTATTCAAGGATAGTGCGCTCGTGCTTATCGCCTTATTCCTATTCTGTGTTGGAAGTCAAATGAATTTAAAAGTTGGAGGAAAGGCGCTAAAGAAAGGCGTACTATTGACAGGTTCAAAATATTTTGCCGGTGTTGCCGTCGGAATGGCGTTTGGCTATTTCTTTGATCCAATGAGTGGTCTGTTTGGACTTTCTACACTTGCGCTCATTGCGGGGATGACGAATAGTAATAGTGGGATGTATGCTGCTTTAACTGGAAAATTTGGGAACCGATCAGATGTTGGCGGACTTTCAATTCTGGCAATCAATGATGGACCATTCTTAACGCTAGTTGCTTTAGGCGTTTTAGGAACCGCTTTTCCGCTCATTGCATTTGTCGCTGTCTTATTGCCAATTGGAATTGGAATGCTATTAGGAAATTTAGACCCGAAAATACGTGCATTTTTAAAACCTGGTGAAGCACTTACCATTCCATTTTTCGCATTTGCTCTTGGAGCAGGGATGAATTTAGCTAACTTCATTAATCCTGAGGTATTAGCTGGTGGATTGACACTTGCCATCCTTACCTTTGTATTTTCAGCAGGAACGGGGATACTCGTCTTTAAATTATTTAAAGAAAAAAGCTATATTGCTCCTATTTCCGAAGCATCTACAGCAGGAAATGCAGCTGCAACTCCAGCAGCTGTAGCGGCAGCGGCTGCAGTTGCAGCTGGTTCTGGTGCAATGTCAATAGCTGAGCTTGAAGCAATTCAGAGCATCGTACCAATTGCTACGGCACAAATTTCAATCTCAACAATTACAACTGCTCTTCTTTGCCCACTCGGCGTAATCGTGGTAGACAAGCTCCAACGAAAAAGAGGTATTATTGGAACAAGAGAAGATTTAGGATTGAAGCAAGAAGCAGAAGAAACATTAACGAAGCAGACAGTTAACAGCTAG
- a CDS encoding UDP-glucose dehydrogenase family protein yields the protein MNISVVGTGYVGLVTGVSLAEIGHHVICIDINESKIEKMKQGISPIYEPGLDEMMSRNIEAGRLTFTSNHKEGFCHADVIYIAVGTPEKADGSANLEFVEQAARDIANHITKDIIVVTKSTVPAGTNDRILEIIEKNQIHNVKFDVVANPEFLREGSALKDSFNADRIVIGANSGYAASIIEKINEPFGVPIYHTDIRSAELIKYASNAFLATKISFINEIAAICERVGANVEDVSKGMGMDQRIGESFLNAGIGYGGSCFPKDTKALIQIAGNVAYDFELLKGVVNVNQKQRTLLIDKLNERFDTLADKRIAVLGLAFKPNTDDMREAASIIVTERLIEQGATVITYDPVAMESAKDRLHSDILYAASIQKALTDADAALILTEWDEIRNVNPIVFQSMKSPIVFDGRNCFSVETMKESGVEYWSVGR from the coding sequence ATGAATATTTCTGTTGTTGGTACGGGGTATGTTGGTTTAGTAACTGGTGTAAGTCTTGCAGAAATTGGTCATCATGTTATCTGCATTGATATCAATGAATCAAAGATAGAAAAAATGAAGCAGGGGATTTCACCAATTTATGAACCTGGCTTAGATGAAATGATGTCAAGAAATATTGAAGCGGGACGACTTACTTTTACATCCAATCATAAAGAAGGATTTTGTCATGCAGATGTTATTTATATTGCAGTCGGCACCCCTGAAAAAGCGGATGGGTCTGCAAATCTAGAATTTGTCGAGCAAGCTGCAAGAGATATTGCGAATCATATAACAAAGGACATAATTGTGGTGACAAAGAGTACAGTCCCCGCTGGTACGAACGATCGAATACTAGAAATAATAGAGAAGAACCAAATACACAATGTAAAATTTGATGTCGTAGCAAATCCGGAATTTTTAAGAGAAGGTTCAGCATTAAAAGATTCATTTAATGCTGACCGTATTGTAATCGGTGCAAACAGTGGTTATGCGGCAAGTATAATTGAAAAAATTAATGAGCCATTTGGTGTGCCAATTTATCATACAGATATTCGCAGCGCGGAATTGATTAAATATGCCTCTAATGCCTTTCTGGCGACAAAAATAAGTTTTATTAACGAAATTGCTGCTATTTGTGAACGGGTAGGAGCAAATGTCGAGGATGTTTCAAAAGGGATGGGAATGGACCAGCGAATCGGTGAAAGCTTTCTAAATGCTGGAATCGGTTATGGAGGCTCCTGTTTTCCAAAGGATACGAAAGCATTGATCCAAATAGCTGGCAATGTCGCCTATGATTTTGAGCTATTAAAAGGTGTCGTCAATGTTAACCAGAAACAGCGTACTCTTTTAATAGATAAGTTGAATGAAAGATTTGACACATTAGCTGATAAGCGCATTGCTGTATTGGGACTTGCATTCAAGCCGAATACAGACGATATGAGAGAAGCAGCATCAATCATAGTGACGGAAAGATTAATTGAACAAGGTGCAACGGTTATTACCTATGACCCGGTGGCAATGGAGAGTGCCAAGGACCGTTTGCATTCTGATATACTCTATGCTGCAAGTATACAGAAGGCACTGACAGATGCAGACGCTGCACTTATATTGACAGAGTGGGATGAAATTCGTAATGTCAATCCGATTGTTTTTCAATCGATGAAAAGCCCGATTGTTTTTGATGGAAGGAATTGTTTCTCCGTAGAAACTATGAAGGAAAGTGGCGTGGAGTATTGGTCGGTGGGGAGGTAG